A window of Apium graveolens cultivar Ventura chromosome 8, ASM990537v1, whole genome shotgun sequence contains these coding sequences:
- the LOC141677515 gene encoding pentatricopeptide repeat-containing protein At5g46580, chloroplastic: protein MATTFSSAIDVNYTKFSHNFTHPKRLPTKRFKICCNVSDPQKQNPSLAEQLKPLSNTTLSDGPKKDTQFKSKPKSTWVNPARRKPSVLNLQRHKKASYEYSPEIRDLKLFAKKLNQCEANDEAFLAVLDEIPKLPSRENALLVLNSLKPWEKTVLFFDWLKAQKLFPIETIFYNVVMKSLRFGRQFEIVENLANEMIGNGVELDNITYSTIISCAKKCGLSDKAVEWFERMYKTGLMPDEVTYSAVLDVYAKLGKVEEAMSLYERGRASGWEPDSIAFAVLGRMYGEAGDYDGIRFVLQEMKALGVRPNLVVYNTLLEALGKAGKPGLARSLFEDMIDAGITPDAKTLTALVKIYGKKRWARDALELWGRIKTNAWPMDFFLYNTLLNMCADLGLEEEAEGLFKEMKGLQNFRPDSWSYTAMLNIYGSGGNVDKALELFEEMAKSNVSLNVMGCTCLIQCLGRAKKIDDLVRVYEFAMARGVRPDDKLCGCLLSVASYFEGEDLDKVLGCLEQASPKLFAFIKLLDEEDTVYGSVKETFKSILNNTAVEARRPFCNCLIDICRKRNLQERAHELLYIGSEHGLYPGLHSKTSEEWCLNVRSLSVGAAHTAFEEWVESLTKIVERQEALPELLSANTGTGTHKYSQGLASSFDLHVKELAAPFTQSEDKAGVFVATKEDIISWVQSKSPAVAVVA from the coding sequence ATGGCTACAACTTTCTCTTCTGCAATTGATGTTAATTACACAAAATTCTCACACAACTTCACACACCCTAAAAGACTACCAACAAAAAGATTCAAGATTTGTTGTAATGTGAGTGACCCACAAAAGCAAAACCCATCTTTAGCTGAACAATTGAAGCCTCTCTCCAACACAACTCTCTCTGATGGACCTAAGAAAGATACCCAATTCAAGTCTAAGCCCAAGTCCACTTGGGTCAATCCTGCTAGGCGCAAGCCTTCTGTGCTTAATTTACAAAGACATAAAAAGGCTTCTTATGAGTATTCTCCTGAGATTAGAGACCTTAAGTTGTTTGCTAAGAAGTTGAATCAATGTGAAGCAAATGACGAGGCTTTTTTGGCTGTTCTTGATGAGATTCCTAAGTTGCCTAGTCGAGAAAATGCGCTTTTAGTGTTGAATAGTTTGAAACCTTGGGAAAAGACTGTTCTTTTTTTCGATTGGTTGAAGGCCCAGAAGTTGTTTCCGATCGAAACGATATTTTATAATGTGGTTATGAAGTCTTTGAGGTTTGGTAGGCAGTTTGAGATTGTGGAGAATCTTGCGAATGAGATGATTGGTAATGGGGTTGAGCTTGATAATATTACGTATTCGACTATTATTTCTTGTGCTAAAAAATGTGGGCTTTCGGATAAGGCGGTGGAGTGGTTTGAGAGGATGTATAAGACGGGGTTGATGCCGGATGAGGTTACGTATTCGGCTGTTTTGGATGTTTATGCGAAATTAGGGAAGGTTGAAGAGGCGATGAGTTTGTATGAGAGGGGGAGGGCTAGTGGGTGGGAACCTGACTCTATTGCTTTTGCGGTGTTGGGGAGAATGTACGGTGAGGCTGGGGATTATGATGGTATTAGGTTTGTGTTGCAAGAGATGAAAGCTCTTGGGGTTCGACCAAATTTGGTTGTGTATAATACGTTGTTGGAGGCATTGGGTAAAGCTGGAAAGCCTGGTTTGGCTAGGAGTTTGTTTGAGGATATGATTGATGCGGGTATTACTCCGGATGCCAAAACACTGACTGCACTTGTCAAGATTTATGGTAAGAAAAGGTGGGCTCGTGATGCACTGGAGCTATGGGGGCGCATAAAGACTAATGCATGGCCAATGGATTTCTTTCTTTATAATACTTTGTTGAATATGTGTGCTGATCTTGGGTTAGAGGAGGAAGCGGAGGGGCTTTTTAAGGAAATGAAGGGGTTGCAGAATTTTAGACCTGATAGTTGGAGTTACACTGCAATGCTGAATATATATGGAAGTGGGGGAAATGTTGACAAGGCACTGGAATTGTTCGAGGAGATGGCCAAATCGAATGTTTCGCTCAATGTTATGGGATGCACTTGTCTGATTCAGTGCTTAGGAAGGGCCAAAAAAATTGATGATCTAGTCAGGGTGTATGAATTTGCAATGGCCAGAGGGGTAAGGCCAGATGATAAGCTCTGTGGATGCTTGCTCTCTGTTGCCTCGTATTTTGAGGGAGAGGACTTGGATAAGGTCCTTGGTTGTTTAGAACAAGCTAGTCCAAAATTATTTGCTTTTATAAAGTTGCTTGATGAGGAAGATACCGTTTATGGGTCCGTAAAAGAAACTTTCAAGTCCATACTAAATAACACTGCAGTTGAGGCTCGAAGACCCTTTTGCAATTGCTTAATTGATATATGCCGAAAGAGAAATCTTCAAGAAAGAGCACACGAGTTGCTTTATATAGGATCTGAGCACGGCTTGTACCCAGGTTTACACTCTAAGACGTCAGAGGAGTGGTGTTTAAATGTTCGATCGCTATCAGTTGGTGCGGCACACACTGCATTTGAAGAATGGGTGGAATCTCTGACTAAGATTGTTGAACGTCAAGAGGCATTGCCAGAACTACTGTCTGCCAACACTGGCACAGGAACACACAAATATTCTCAAGGACTggctagttcatttgatttgCATGTGAAGGAACTTGCGGCTCCTTTTACGCAGAGTGAAGACAAAGCTGGGGTTTTTGTGGCAACAAAAGAAGATATTATATCATGGGTACAATCAAAGTCTCcagctgttgctgttgttgcatAA